Proteins encoded in a region of the Pseudomonas putida genome:
- a CDS encoding YraN family protein, which yields MPAASPTRAGQAAETQALEYLQGQGLQLLARNWRCKGGELDLVMLDADTVVFVEVRYRLHAGFGGALDSIDGRKQKRLVLAASLFLQKEPHWGNHPCRFDVVALQGSHHAGRPLQWLKNAFEC from the coding sequence ATGCCTGCAGCATCGCCTACCCGTGCCGGGCAAGCAGCAGAGACCCAAGCCCTTGAGTACCTTCAGGGGCAAGGCCTGCAACTGCTGGCACGCAACTGGCGATGCAAAGGCGGTGAGCTTGATCTGGTCATGCTCGACGCCGATACAGTAGTATTCGTCGAAGTCCGCTACCGGTTGCACGCGGGCTTCGGAGGCGCCCTCGACAGTATCGATGGGCGCAAGCAGAAACGGCTGGTGCTTGCCGCCAGCCTGTTCCTGCAGAAGGAGCCCCACTGGGGCAACCACCCCTGCCGCTTCGACGTAGTCGCCCTGCAGGGCAGCCACCATGCAGGCAGACCGCTTCAATGGCTGAAAAACGCCTTCGAATGCTGA
- a CDS encoding cytochrome c1 yields MKKLIAVFLLAVMPAFSFAAEHGLELDKADIDLTDKAAMQDGARTFANYCMGCHSAKFQRYERVADDLGIPHELMLEKLVFTGAKIGDHMQIGMKPSDAKTWFGAAPPDLTLVARVRGTDWLYTYLRSFYEDPSRPYGVNNKVFPNVGMPNVLVGLQGNQVIGCKQVQTVTDGKKQFDPLTGSPITHEACDQLTITPKSGTLTTEQFDEKVKNLVTFLAYSANPVKLESQRIGTYVLLYLAFFFVFAYLLKREYWKDVH; encoded by the coding sequence ATGAAAAAGTTGATTGCAGTATTTTTGCTGGCAGTGATGCCTGCCTTTTCCTTCGCTGCCGAACACGGCCTGGAGCTGGACAAGGCCGATATCGACCTGACCGACAAGGCCGCCATGCAGGACGGTGCGCGTACCTTCGCCAACTATTGCATGGGTTGCCACAGTGCCAAGTTCCAGCGTTACGAGCGAGTGGCCGATGACCTGGGCATTCCGCACGAGCTGATGCTCGAGAAGCTGGTGTTCACCGGTGCCAAGATCGGTGACCACATGCAGATCGGCATGAAGCCCAGCGACGCCAAGACTTGGTTCGGCGCTGCGCCACCCGACCTGACCCTGGTGGCTCGGGTGCGCGGTACCGACTGGCTGTACACCTATCTGCGCAGCTTCTACGAGGACCCGTCGCGGCCTTACGGGGTGAACAACAAGGTGTTCCCGAACGTCGGCATGCCGAACGTGTTGGTTGGCCTGCAGGGTAACCAGGTGATCGGCTGCAAGCAGGTGCAGACCGTGACCGATGGCAAGAAGCAATTCGACCCGTTGACCGGTAGCCCGATAACCCATGAAGCCTGTGACCAGCTGACCATTACGCCGAAATCCGGTACCCTGACCACTGAGCAGTTCGACGAGAAGGTCAAGAACCTGGTGACCTTCCTGGCCTATTCGGCCAACCCGGTCAAACTGGAAAGCCAGCGCATCGGTACCTACGTGTTGCTGTACCTGGCTTTCTTCTTCGTATTCGCCTACTTGCTCAAGCGTGAATACTGGAAGGACGTGCACTGA
- a CDS encoding YgdI/YgdR family lipoprotein yields the protein MKKLLLPALLIGTFATLAGCSTPSLITLNDGREIQAVDAPKFDRDAGFYEFQQLDGKRTRINKDQVRTISDL from the coding sequence ATGAAAAAGCTTCTGCTGCCCGCCCTGCTGATCGGCACCTTCGCCACCCTGGCCGGCTGCTCCACCCCAAGCCTGATCACCCTCAACGATGGCCGTGAAATTCAGGCTGTCGATGCACCAAAGTTCGACCGCGACGCCGGCTTCTACGAGTTCCAACAGCTCGACGGCAAGCGCACCCGCATCAACAAGGACCAGGTACGCACCATCAGCGACCTGTAA
- a CDS encoding ClpXP protease specificity-enhancing factor — protein MNSSRPYLVRALYEWIVDNDCTPHMLVNAEFPKVQVPDGFASDGQIVLNISPSAVRSLNMDNEAVSFDGRFGGVPHSLYVPVGAILGIYARENGQGMVFELESPLMDGDDLEDDDVQPDDDGPPEGGGQPPRPTGRPSLKVVK, from the coding sequence ATGAACTCCAGTCGCCCCTATCTGGTTCGAGCACTGTACGAGTGGATCGTCGACAACGATTGCACGCCCCATATGCTGGTCAATGCCGAATTCCCGAAAGTTCAGGTGCCGGATGGTTTCGCCAGTGATGGCCAGATCGTCTTGAATATCTCGCCAAGTGCCGTGCGCAGCCTGAACATGGACAACGAAGCGGTCAGTTTCGATGGCCGCTTCGGTGGCGTGCCTCATTCGTTGTACGTGCCGGTTGGCGCCATCCTGGGCATTTATGCTCGCGAAAATGGCCAGGGTATGGTCTTCGAGCTGGAGTCCCCGTTGATGGATGGCGACGACCTTGAAGACGATGATGTACAGCCGGATGACGATGGCCCGCCAGAGGGCGGTGGCCAGCCGCCGCGTCCGACTGGTCGGCCAAGCCTGAAAGTGGTCAAGTAA
- the ftsL gene encoding cell division protein FtsL, producing MSRLFAKPLPGGSFLMLLLFVGVLVSAIAVSYSAHWNRQLLNTLYGELSERDKAQAEWGRLILEQSTWTAASRIENLASEQLKMRVPSADEVRMVAP from the coding sequence GTGAGCAGGCTGTTCGCCAAGCCTTTGCCAGGCGGAAGCTTCCTGATGCTTCTGCTGTTCGTTGGCGTGCTGGTTTCGGCCATTGCCGTGTCCTACAGCGCGCACTGGAACCGCCAGCTGCTCAATACCCTGTACGGTGAATTGAGCGAGCGCGACAAGGCTCAGGCCGAATGGGGCCGGCTGATTCTGGAGCAGAGCACCTGGACCGCCGCCAGCCGTATCGAGAACCTGGCTTCCGAACAGCTGAAAATGCGCGTGCCGTCGGCTGACGAAGTACGGATGGTGGCGCCATGA
- a CDS encoding BON domain-containing protein, translating to MTPMRLGLMALTLCLSVTGCSSVLTSTRNSPIEDDRGTRTIGSKIDDSLIETKAAVNISKANPDLDKGSHIVVSSYNGIVLLAGQTPRADLKSLAEQTASQVQRVKKVHNELQVMQPSSILARNNDAWLTTKIKTQMLTDNAVPSSRIKVITENGIVYLLGLVTQQEANSATAVVQGVSGVQKIVKLFEYID from the coding sequence ATGACCCCTATGCGCCTCGGCCTGATGGCCCTGACCCTGTGCCTGAGCGTCACCGGATGCAGCTCGGTACTCACCTCTACTCGCAATTCGCCGATTGAGGACGATCGCGGTACGCGCACCATTGGCAGCAAGATCGACGACTCGTTGATCGAGACCAAGGCCGCCGTGAACATCTCCAAGGCCAACCCAGACCTGGACAAGGGCTCGCACATCGTTGTCAGCAGCTACAACGGCATTGTCCTGCTGGCCGGCCAGACCCCACGCGCCGACCTCAAGAGCCTGGCCGAGCAAACCGCCAGCCAGGTACAACGGGTCAAGAAAGTGCACAACGAGCTGCAGGTGATGCAGCCCTCCTCCATCCTGGCGCGCAACAACGACGCCTGGCTGACCACCAAGATCAAGACCCAGATGCTGACCGACAATGCGGTGCCAAGCTCGCGCATCAAGGTGATCACCGAAAACGGCATCGTCTACCTGCTTGGCCTGGTCACCCAGCAAGAGGCCAACTCGGCCACTGCCGTGGTGCAAGGCGTGTCGGGCGTGCAAAAGATCGTCAAGCTGTTCGAGTACATCGACTGA
- the rsmH gene encoding 16S rRNA (cytosine(1402)-N(4))-methyltransferase RsmH, whose translation MDSGFNHITVLLDEAVEALALRADGCYLDGTFGRGGHSRLILSKLGPQGRLLGFDKDPQAIATGQALAAEDGRFVIVQRSFAELGAEVAERGLHGKVSGVLLDLGVSSPQLDDPERGFSFLNDGPLDMRMNPGQGISAAEFIATAPVEEIARVFKEYGEERFAGRMARAVVERREKQPFTRTADLAEVLKVANPAWEKGKNPATRAFQGLRIHVNNELGDLEAGLEAALDALEVGGRLAVISFHSLEDRIVKLFMRKLVKGEADNLPRNLPVQHKVFEPKIKLIGKAQFASEAELKANPRSRSAVMRVAEKLR comes from the coding sequence ATAGATAGCGGCTTCAACCACATTACCGTCCTGCTCGACGAAGCTGTCGAGGCATTGGCCCTGCGCGCCGACGGTTGCTATCTGGACGGCACCTTTGGCCGTGGCGGACACAGCCGGCTGATACTCAGCAAGCTCGGGCCGCAAGGGCGGCTGCTGGGCTTCGACAAAGATCCACAGGCGATTGCCACGGGGCAAGCGCTGGCGGCCGAAGACGGCCGCTTTGTCATTGTGCAGCGCAGCTTTGCCGAGCTGGGCGCTGAGGTGGCCGAGCGCGGCCTGCACGGGAAGGTCAGTGGTGTGCTGCTGGACCTGGGCGTGTCTTCGCCGCAGCTGGATGACCCCGAGCGTGGCTTCAGCTTCCTCAATGATGGCCCGCTGGACATGCGTATGAACCCGGGCCAGGGCATCAGTGCCGCGGAGTTCATCGCCACTGCGCCAGTAGAAGAAATCGCCCGCGTCTTCAAGGAGTACGGCGAGGAGCGTTTCGCTGGGCGTATGGCGCGGGCCGTGGTCGAACGCCGCGAAAAGCAGCCGTTCACCCGTACCGCCGACCTGGCAGAAGTGCTCAAGGTGGCCAACCCGGCTTGGGAAAAAGGTAAAAACCCGGCTACCCGTGCCTTCCAGGGGCTTCGCATTCACGTCAACAACGAGCTGGGCGACCTTGAGGCTGGCCTTGAAGCCGCACTCGATGCGCTCGAAGTCGGGGGCCGTCTGGCGGTCATCAGTTTCCACTCGTTGGAAGACCGTATCGTCAAGCTGTTCATGCGCAAGCTGGTGAAAGGCGAGGCCGACAACCTGCCGCGCAACCTGCCGGTGCAGCACAAGGTCTTTGAGCCAAAAATCAAACTTATCGGCAAGGCCCAGTTCGCCTCCGAAGCCGAGCTCAAGGCCAACCCGCGGTCGCGTAGCGCCGTGATGCGTGTGGCGGAGAAACTGCGGTGA
- the rsmI gene encoding 16S rRNA (cytidine(1402)-2'-O)-methyltransferase yields the protein MTDVAGASKSTVGTLYVVATPIGNLDDMSARALKVLADVALIAAEDTRHSIRLLQHFGIDTPLAACHEHNERDEGGRFLTKLLAGEHVALVSDAGTPLISDPGYHLVRQARAAGVNVVPVPGACALIAALSAAGLPSDRFIFEGFLPAKQAGRRARLEQVKEEPRTLIFYEAPHRILECLEDMEAVFGGDRPALLARELTKTFETLKGLPLAELRAFVAGDSNQQRGECVVLVGGWSAPEGEQAISAEAQRVLDLLLAELPLKRAAALAAEITGVRKNLLYQLALEKQKAE from the coding sequence GTGACTGATGTGGCAGGGGCTTCGAAATCCACGGTGGGGACGCTGTATGTGGTGGCAACCCCCATCGGCAATCTCGACGACATGAGCGCCCGGGCGCTGAAGGTGCTGGCGGATGTGGCCCTGATCGCCGCCGAAGACACCCGTCATTCGATCCGCCTGCTGCAACACTTTGGCATCGATACGCCGTTGGCGGCCTGCCATGAGCACAACGAGCGCGACGAGGGCGGGCGCTTTCTCACCAAGCTGCTCGCGGGTGAGCATGTGGCGCTGGTTTCCGATGCCGGCACGCCGCTGATTTCCGATCCGGGTTACCACCTGGTGCGCCAGGCGCGGGCCGCGGGCGTGAACGTGGTGCCGGTGCCGGGCGCCTGTGCTTTGATCGCCGCGCTGTCGGCAGCCGGCTTGCCGTCGGACCGCTTCATCTTCGAAGGCTTCCTGCCGGCCAAGCAGGCCGGGCGTCGGGCACGCCTGGAGCAAGTAAAGGAAGAGCCGCGTACGCTGATTTTCTATGAGGCCCCGCACCGGATCCTGGAGTGCCTTGAGGACATGGAAGCGGTATTTGGTGGCGACCGCCCGGCGTTGCTGGCGCGCGAATTGACTAAAACCTTCGAGACCCTGAAGGGTTTGCCGCTGGCGGAGCTACGTGCATTCGTTGCTGGTGATAGCAACCAGCAGCGCGGTGAATGCGTGGTGCTGGTCGGCGGCTGGAGTGCGCCGGAGGGCGAGCAGGCCATCAGCGCCGAGGCGCAGCGTGTGCTCGACCTGCTGTTGGCCGAGTTGCCGCTGAAGCGGGCGGCGGCACTTGCCGCGGAAATTACCGGTGTGCGCAAGAACCTGTTGTATCAACTTGCCCTTGAAAAGCAGAAAGCCGAATAG
- a CDS encoding penicillin-binding protein activator — protein sequence MIACLRLLTALCLAALLAACASSPSSSLGELPRTPDASIEQLLEKAASSKSAEDAALLRLSAADLAYKQKDFPRAARILEQVPLDTLKPAQQVFASTLAAELAMSRNQPKAALAALAHPSLQRVAELPKEQQARTYNVHAAALEADGQALAAAQQRVLLAPLLSGQAASANNDAIWALVASLPAEQLQQPANDQTLAGWTSLAFAVKSAGTLEQQQAAIETWVKQHPDHPAAQQLPLALTKLKELASQPLTKVALLLPQEGPLAGVARALRDGFMAAHFQAQQAGQPAPAVQVFDSSRIGSLDDFYRQAQAAGVQLVIGPLEKPLVKQLAAKPQLPITTLALNYADAGQKAPPQLFQFGLAAEDEAREVARRARADGMVRAVALVPSGEWGDRVLAAFRQDWEGNGGTLLAAERIAQPVALAQQIADLFQLRQSEGRAKSLQSTVGGSIAAQPSRRQDIDFIFLASTPQQAQQIKPTLNFQYAGDVPVYATSNLYSASGDVNQYNDMNGIRFCETPWLLDTSNSLRQQVVQQWPQAAGSLGRLYAMGVDAYSLAPRLGQLKALPDNRVLGLSGSLSINANQRVERQLPWAEFAGGQVKRLPDTPR from the coding sequence ATGATCGCTTGCCTGCGGCTGCTCACAGCCCTCTGCCTCGCCGCCCTGCTGGCAGCCTGCGCCAGCTCGCCCTCATCCAGCCTGGGCGAACTGCCACGCACCCCGGACGCCAGCATCGAGCAACTGCTCGAAAAAGCCGCTTCCAGCAAGTCTGCTGAAGACGCGGCCCTGCTGCGCCTGAGCGCGGCCGACCTGGCCTACAAGCAGAAGGATTTCCCACGCGCCGCACGCATTCTCGAGCAGGTTCCGCTGGACACGCTCAAGCCGGCCCAGCAAGTGTTCGCCAGCACCCTCGCCGCCGAGCTGGCCATGAGCCGCAACCAGCCCAAAGCGGCCCTGGCTGCCCTGGCCCACCCCAGCCTGCAGCGCGTAGCTGAGCTGCCAAAGGAACAGCAAGCGCGCACCTACAACGTGCATGCCGCCGCCCTCGAAGCCGACGGCCAGGCCTTGGCGGCCGCACAACAGCGCGTGCTGCTGGCCCCGCTGCTCAGCGGCCAGGCCGCCAGCGCCAACAATGACGCCATCTGGGCCCTGGTTGCCTCACTGCCGGCAGAGCAACTGCAACAGCCAGCCAACGATCAGACCCTGGCCGGCTGGACCAGCCTGGCCTTCGCCGTGAAAAGTGCAGGCACCCTGGAACAGCAACAAGCGGCCATCGAGACCTGGGTCAAACAACACCCGGACCACCCTGCCGCCCAGCAACTGCCGCTGGCGCTGACCAAGCTCAAGGAACTGGCCAGCCAACCGCTGACCAAGGTCGCCCTGCTGCTGCCTCAGGAGGGCCCGCTGGCCGGTGTTGCCCGCGCCCTGCGTGACGGCTTCATGGCCGCTCACTTCCAGGCCCAGCAAGCCGGCCAACCGGCACCTGCCGTGCAGGTGTTCGACAGCTCGCGCATCGGCTCGCTCGATGACTTCTATCGCCAGGCCCAGGCCGCCGGCGTGCAACTGGTCATCGGCCCGCTGGAAAAGCCGCTGGTGAAGCAACTGGCCGCCAAACCGCAATTGCCGATCACTACCCTGGCCCTGAACTACGCCGACGCCGGCCAGAAAGCCCCGCCGCAACTGTTCCAGTTCGGCCTGGCTGCCGAAGACGAAGCCCGCGAAGTAGCCCGCCGCGCCCGCGCCGATGGCATGGTCCGCGCCGTGGCCCTGGTGCCGAGCGGTGAATGGGGCGACCGCGTACTGGCCGCCTTCCGTCAGGACTGGGAAGGCAATGGTGGCACCCTGCTCGCCGCCGAGCGCATCGCCCAGCCGGTCGCCCTGGCCCAGCAGATTGCCGACCTGTTCCAACTGCGCCAGAGCGAAGGCCGCGCCAAGAGCCTGCAAAGCACGGTAGGCGGCAGCATTGCCGCACAACCGTCGCGCCGCCAGGACATCGACTTCATCTTCCTCGCCTCGACCCCACAGCAGGCCCAGCAGATCAAGCCGACCCTGAACTTCCAGTACGCCGGTGACGTACCGGTCTACGCCACCTCGAACCTGTACAGCGCCAGCGGTGACGTCAACCAGTACAACGACATGAACGGCATCCGCTTCTGCGAAACGCCGTGGCTGCTCGACACCAGCAACAGCCTGCGCCAACAGGTCGTACAGCAGTGGCCACAGGCCGCTGGCAGCCTGGGCCGTCTGTATGCCATGGGCGTCGATGCCTACAGCCTGGCGCCACGCCTGGGCCAGCTGAAAGCACTGCCGGACAACCGCGTCCTGGGCCTTTCGGGCAGCCTGAGCATCAACGCCAACCAACGCGTCGAGCGCCAGCTGCCATGGGCCGAGTTTGCCGGCGGCCAGGTCAAGCGCCTGCCTGACACCCCGCGCTGA
- a CDS encoding glutathione S-transferase N-terminal domain-containing protein, which produces MGATNRLACYSDPADHYSHRVRLVLAEKGVSVQVIDVDPARLPPKLVEVNPYGSVPTLVDRDLALYESTVVMEYLEERYPHPPLMPVYPVARGNSRLLIHRIQRDWCALADTVLDPRSKEAVRADARKALRESLTGVSPLFSEFACFMSDEQSLVDCCLLPILWRLPVLGIELPRQAKPLLDYMERQFARESFQASLSSVEREMRKL; this is translated from the coding sequence ATGGGCGCAACCAACAGGTTAGCCTGCTATTCCGATCCCGCTGATCACTATTCTCATCGGGTTCGCCTGGTGCTGGCCGAGAAGGGTGTGAGCGTGCAGGTCATCGATGTCGACCCAGCTCGCCTGCCGCCCAAGCTGGTCGAGGTCAACCCTTACGGCAGCGTGCCGACTTTGGTCGACCGAGACCTGGCGTTGTATGAGTCGACCGTGGTGATGGAATACCTCGAAGAGCGTTACCCGCACCCGCCGCTGATGCCGGTCTACCCGGTTGCGCGCGGCAACAGCCGTTTGCTGATTCACCGCATCCAGCGCGACTGGTGTGCCCTGGCCGATACCGTCCTCGACCCGCGCAGCAAAGAGGCTGTCCGAGCCGATGCGCGTAAGGCCTTGCGTGAAAGCCTGACCGGGGTCTCGCCGTTGTTCAGCGAGTTCGCCTGCTTCATGAGTGATGAGCAAAGCCTGGTCGATTGCTGTCTATTGCCCATACTCTGGCGTCTGCCGGTGTTGGGTATCGAGTTGCCGCGGCAAGCCAAGCCGCTGCTTGATTACATGGAGCGCCAGTTCGCCCGCGAGTCTTTCCAGGCGAGCCTGTCCTCCGTAGAACGTGAAATGCGCAAGCTTTAA
- a CDS encoding phosphoheptose isomerase produces the protein MDMQSRIRRLFQASIDTKQQAMDILAPHIEQASLVMVNALLNEGKMLACGNGGSAGDAQHFSSELLNRFERERPSLPAIALTTDSSTLTSIANDYSYNEVFSKQIRALGQPGDVLLAISTSGNSANVIQAIQAAHDREMIVVALTGRDGGGMASLLLPEDVEIRVPSTVTARIQEVHLLAIHCLCDLIDSQLFGSEE, from the coding sequence ATGGACATGCAATCCCGAATTCGCCGGCTGTTTCAGGCCAGCATCGATACCAAGCAACAGGCAATGGACATCCTGGCACCGCACATCGAGCAGGCCAGCCTGGTCATGGTCAATGCGCTGCTCAACGAGGGCAAGATGCTCGCCTGTGGCAACGGCGGCTCGGCCGGCGATGCCCAGCACTTTTCTTCAGAGCTGCTCAACCGCTTCGAGCGCGAGCGCCCGAGCCTGCCGGCCATCGCGCTGACCACCGACAGCTCGACCCTGACCTCTATCGCCAACGACTACAGCTACAACGAAGTCTTTTCCAAGCAGATCCGCGCCCTGGGCCAGCCCGGCGACGTTCTGCTGGCGATCTCCACCAGCGGCAACTCGGCCAACGTCATTCAAGCGATTCAGGCCGCACATGACCGCGAAATGATTGTCGTAGCATTGACTGGTCGCGACGGCGGCGGCATGGCTTCGCTGCTGCTGCCCGAGGACGTGGAAATCCGCGTTCCTTCGACGGTTACCGCGCGCATCCAGGAAGTCCACCTGCTGGCGATCCACTGCCTGTGCGATCTGATCGACAGCCAACTGTTCGGGAGTGAAGAATGA
- a CDS encoding peptidoglycan D,D-transpeptidase FtsI family protein: MKLEGALYPWRFRVVIGLLAIMVGAICWRIIDLQVVDRDFLKGQGDARSLRHIPIPAHRGLITDRNGEPLAVSTPVTTLWANPKEMQASKERWPQLAAALGQNPQQLIERLTQQANKEFIYLVRGLTPEQGQHVLDLKVPGVYGLEEFRRFYPAGDVTAHMVGFTDLDDHGREGVELAYDEWLAGVPGKRQVIKDRRGRLIKDIQVTKNAKAGKTLALSIDLRLQYLATRELRNAIAEQDAKAGSLVIMDVKTGEVLAMVNQPTYNPNNRRSMFPAAMRNRAIIDVFEPGSTVKPISMSAALQSGRWKPTDKVEVYPGSLQIGRYTIKDVSRSEGPILDLTGILINSSNVGMSKIAFDIGGEAIYRVMSQVGLGQYTGLGFPGERVGNLPNHREWRKAETATLSYGYGLSVTALQLVHAYAALANDGKMVPLSIIKVDKAPEAVQAIPKETAETVQGMLQQVIEAPRGVFRAQVPFYHVAGKSGTARKATVGSKGYTENAYRSLFAGFGPMSDPRYAIVVVIDEPGKGGYFGGLVSAPVFSKVMSGTLRLMNVPPDNLPPPAPAAPAVQSQVNATAAKGGRG, translated from the coding sequence ATGAAGCTCGAAGGCGCACTCTACCCGTGGCGCTTCCGCGTGGTGATCGGCTTGCTGGCAATCATGGTCGGTGCGATCTGCTGGCGCATCATCGACCTGCAGGTAGTTGACCGTGACTTCCTCAAGGGCCAGGGCGATGCGCGCAGCCTGCGTCACATTCCCATCCCGGCGCACCGTGGGTTGATTACCGACCGCAACGGTGAGCCATTGGCCGTGAGTACCCCGGTTACCACCCTGTGGGCCAACCCCAAGGAAATGCAGGCCTCCAAGGAGCGCTGGCCGCAACTGGCTGCCGCGCTGGGGCAAAACCCGCAACAGCTGATCGAACGCCTGACTCAGCAGGCCAACAAAGAGTTCATCTACCTGGTGCGTGGCCTGACCCCGGAGCAGGGCCAGCACGTGCTCGACTTGAAAGTGCCCGGTGTGTACGGCCTGGAAGAATTCCGCCGCTTCTACCCGGCCGGTGATGTCACCGCGCACATGGTCGGCTTTACCGACCTCGACGACCACGGTCGTGAAGGGGTGGAGCTGGCCTATGACGAGTGGCTGGCCGGTGTCCCAGGCAAGCGCCAGGTGATCAAGGACCGGCGCGGCAGGCTGATCAAGGACATCCAGGTAACCAAGAACGCCAAGGCCGGGAAGACCTTGGCGTTGTCGATAGACCTGCGCCTGCAGTACCTGGCTACCCGCGAGCTGCGCAATGCCATTGCCGAGCAGGACGCCAAGGCCGGCAGCCTGGTGATCATGGACGTGAAGACCGGTGAGGTCCTGGCCATGGTCAACCAGCCGACCTACAACCCCAACAACCGCCGCAGCATGTTCCCGGCGGCCATGCGTAACCGGGCGATCATCGATGTGTTCGAGCCGGGTTCCACGGTCAAGCCGATTTCCATGAGCGCGGCGCTGCAGAGCGGCCGCTGGAAGCCGACCGACAAGGTCGAGGTGTACCCGGGTAGCCTGCAGATCGGCCGCTACACCATCAAGGACGTGTCGCGCAGCGAGGGCCCGATCCTCGACCTGACCGGCATCCTGATCAACTCCAGTAACGTCGGCATGAGCAAGATCGCCTTCGACATCGGGGGCGAGGCCATCTACCGGGTCATGTCCCAGGTCGGTCTGGGTCAGTACACCGGCCTTGGCTTCCCGGGCGAGCGTGTCGGTAACCTGCCCAACCACCGCGAGTGGCGCAAGGCCGAGACCGCGACGCTGTCCTATGGCTATGGCTTGTCGGTGACTGCCTTGCAACTGGTGCATGCCTACGCAGCGCTGGCCAACGACGGCAAGATGGTGCCGCTGTCGATCATCAAGGTCGACAAGGCCCCGGAAGCGGTGCAGGCCATTCCGAAGGAAACCGCCGAAACCGTTCAAGGCATGCTGCAACAGGTGATTGAAGCGCCGCGTGGTGTGTTCCGTGCCCAGGTGCCGTTCTATCACGTGGCCGGCAAGTCCGGCACCGCGCGTAAAGCCACCGTGGGCTCCAAGGGTTACACCGAAAACGCCTACCGCTCGCTGTTCGCCGGCTTCGGGCCGATGAGCGACCCGCGCTACGCCATCGTCGTGGTCATCGACGAGCCGGGCAAGGGTGGTT
- the mraZ gene encoding division/cell wall cluster transcriptional repressor MraZ, with translation MFRGANAVSLDAKGRLAMPSRYRDELDSRCNGQLIVTIDAVDPCLCVYPLDEWEQIEAKLRALPSLREENRRLQRLLIGNAVDLELDGSGRFLVPPRLREYAKLDKKAMLVGQLSKFQLWDEDAWNAVSAADLAAIQQPGAMPDELRDLIL, from the coding sequence GTGTTCCGCGGAGCCAACGCCGTCAGCCTCGATGCCAAGGGCCGTCTCGCCATGCCGAGCCGGTACCGTGACGAGCTCGATTCGCGTTGCAATGGTCAGCTGATCGTGACCATCGACGCCGTAGACCCCTGCTTGTGTGTTTATCCCCTCGATGAGTGGGAACAGATAGAAGCCAAGTTGCGTGCCTTGCCATCGTTGCGTGAGGAAAACCGCCGCCTGCAGCGCTTGCTGATTGGTAATGCGGTTGACCTGGAGCTCGATGGCAGTGGTCGTTTCCTGGTGCCGCCCCGCCTGCGTGAGTACGCCAAGCTCGACAAGAAGGCGATGCTGGTGGGGCAACTGAGCAAATTCCAGCTGTGGGATGAAGATGCCTGGAACGCGGTTTCGGCAGCCGACCTTGCAGCTATTCAACAACCGGGCGCCATGCCCGACGAATTGCGTGACCTGATCCTGTGA